A genomic segment from Danio aesculapii chromosome 17, fDanAes4.1, whole genome shotgun sequence encodes:
- the LOC130244456 gene encoding protein FAM181A-like, translating to MASSDSEVKTLLNFVNLASSDIKAALDRSAPCRRSVDHRKYLQKQLKRFSHRYAKLPRCRSGDAACARLSQQKAATPEDEVRPEHVPMRDRQLPASFWREPQSCSSSAGWERLQIRKHSSAAENRTMICEDSTVMLDPHRRSVVCGCCPLQYRSLHSRFLFPDAAFRSKPNTGEPAQICSDAQQRNSTHVVIKPIPTKPTAASSIFSVFGFI from the coding sequence ATGGCCAGCTCTGACAGCGAGGTGAAGACGCTCCTGAACTTCGTCAATCTGGCTTCCAGCGACATCAAGGCAGCTCTGGACCGCTCGGCCCCCTGCAGACGCTCTGTTGACCACCGCAAATACCTGCAGAAGCAACTGAAGCGCTTCTCACACCGATACGCCAAGCTGCCGCGCTGCCGATCCGGCGACGCTGCCTGTGCGAGACTCTCCCAGCAGAAAGCAGCGACACCGGAGGATGAGGTGCGACCGGAGCATGTCCCGATGCGGGATCGACAGCTGCCGGCAAGCTTCTGGAGGGAACCGCAATCTTGCTCGTCCAGCGCAGGCTGGGAGCGTCTGCAGATCCGAAAACACAGCAGCGCTGCCGAGAACAGAACCATGATCTGTGAAGACTCTACAGTGATGCTGGATCCCCACAGGAGGAGTGTGGTGTGTGGGTGCTGCCCGCTCCAGTACCGCTCGCTCCACAGCCGCTTTCTGTTCCCCGACGCAGCGTTCAGGAGCAAACCCAACACCGGGGAACCAGCGCAGATCTGCAGCGACGCACAGCAGAGGAACAGCACGCATGTGGTCATCAAACCCATCCCCACCAAACCCACCGCAGCATCCTCCATCTTCAGTGTGTTCGGCTTCATCTAG